Part of the candidate division Zixibacteria bacterium HGW-Zixibacteria-1 genome, TCGGTCGATATGGCCAGGGCCATTCTCTGCGACGAGAAGCGGGTCTTCCCGTGTTCGGCGCATCTCACCGGGCAATACGGTATCAATGACATTTATATCGGTGTTCCGATCGTGCTCGGAGGCAACGGTGTCGAGAAAATCATCGAACTGAAACTCACTAAGAAGGAACTGGCCGAATTGCAGAATTCCGCCGGAACCTACAAGGGTGTTCTCAAAGAAATAGGATATTAATGGAGGAAAGACGTGCCACCAAAATTTAAACATATCCAGATTCCCAAGGATGGCAAGCGGATTGAAGTCAAGAACAAGAAGCTGGTTATTCCCGACAAGCCGATTATTCCGGTTATCGAGGGCGATGGTATCGGCCGCGACATTATGAAGGCCACCCGCCGGGTGGTCGATGCCGCTGTCGAAAAGGCCTATAAAGGCAAGAAGAAAATCGTCTGGATGGATATCTATGCCGGTGAAAACGCCTTTGCGAAATACAAAGAGTGGCTCCCGCAGGAAACTTTCGACGCCATCAAGTATTACTACGTGGCGCTCAAGGGTCCTCTGACCACGCCGATCGGCGGCGGGTTCCGTTCGCTCAATGTGACCCTGCGCCAGGTGTTGAACCTGTATGCCTGTGTCCGCCCGGTGCGCTATTTCGAGGGTGTCCCGTCGCCGGTGACAAATCCGGAAAAGATGAATATCATCATTTACCGTGAGAACACCGAAGACGTTTACGCCGGTATCGAATGGAAAAAGGGAACGGCCGATGTTAAAAAGGTGATCAACTTCCTCAACAAGCAGATGAAAACGAACATCCGCGCCGATTCGGGTATCGGCATCAAGCCGATGTCGGTGACCGGTTCCAAGCAGTTGATCCGCAAGGCCATTCAGCATGCCATCGCCCGCAAGCTTACTTCGGTGACGCTGGTCCACAAGGGCAACATCATGAAGTACACCGAAGGCGCTTTCCGCGACTGGGGCTATGAGCTGGCCAAAAAGGAATTCGGAAAAGTAACCA contains:
- a CDS encoding isocitrate dehydrogenase (NADP(+)) (Converts isocitrate to alpha ketoglutarate) yields the protein MPKDGKRIEVKNKKLVIPDKPIIPVIEGDGIGRDIMKATRRVVDAAVEKAYKGKKKIVWMDIYAGENAFAKYKEWLPQETFDAIKYYYVALKGPLTTPIGGGFRSLNVTLRQVLNLYACVRPVRYFEGVPSPVTNPEKMNIIIYRENTEDVYAGIEWKKGTADVKKVINFLNKQMKTNIRADSGIGIKPMSVTGSKQLIRKAIQHAIARKLTSVTLVHKGNIMKYTEGAFRDWGYELAKKEFGKVTITEDELWSKYNGKQPKGKIVIKDRIADSMFQQILTRTDEYSVVATPNLNGDYLSDASAAQVGGLGMAPGANIGDYIGLFEATHGTAPKYADKDMVNPGSLILSAVMMLEYLGWNKAADMITKSIETTIKKKTVTYDLERLMKGAKKVSTSEYGTEIIKNMK